The Spiroplasma citri genome has a segment encoding these proteins:
- a CDS encoding lipoprotein — protein MKKWLSIIGAIGLTATSTTTLISCKK, from the coding sequence ATGAAAAAATGACTTAGCATAATAGGAGCAATCGGATTAACCGCAACAAGCACAACAACACTAATAAGTTGTAAAAAATAA
- a CDS encoding spiroplasma phage ORF1-like family protein: MKKSLSLFAIFILTFLGLVIPFITLTAFRPLNEEQYTLKQESSTGKGINETDFINTMFLRSSFFENWSETNYFINPTLKTSKNLLFNDKWYLDFLQDSYSTGVVYDKPGEIFLNYYRQWHSLKNKYMVEKFYDVKKENFLNDLTDFIYAFAVKYKMFDVSKEIVENVDRYKENHYPRVKLNQDNWKLIDSSLNNIQKEFEKYNDKWYFIIWKRGNSSHWIWQSMFFKYDESAPRMTGAWLSSIKSIYRWDNTNKPKKIEFNESTGEITDWNSYQQTRVKEFIGLSLYSVLQENIRVQQGGSADYENPNKVGTKRIIFDFETVDELDVKNIKKAIYRMILTVDEANLIISGSLELNNINNDDLSFNFSFMRTGMGEVFNFNGSIYSSLNSKDLKYYQQFSGQFDLSKFLQSFFASALVPVFQNRSSFIENGYIDNLQYDTVLVNFFALKLQNFNNILLSENINDKLQFDKLLNSMFKISQKFYTNYLRTIFDLENNTYVQGYNKKYGLLVNNGFKIYPRYFYFSDKYKQLDIKLYSAFKNRFYTINNYGSVFNYDFSVANNYNIKLNSGYVFGGNLQNKYGLQYKKIEEQKIGYNVFELQAQKENDMYRYYDFNFGIYNWQEINNGGLFPDKQWFQVQYITPKGWWDLETHIKNAVIWIVNTIPGVKQVNELASGVGKVFEAVYSFFSQIFEVWKFNPALYSTITNIFLLIIFMKFVRLI, encoded by the coding sequence ATGAAAAAATCGTTATCTTTATTTGCCATATTTATTTTAACTTTTTTGGGTTTGGTTATTCCATTTATTACTTTAACGGCGTTTAGACCCTTAAATGAGGAGCAATATACGCTTAAACAAGAAAGTAGTACTGGTAAAGGTATTAATGAAACTGATTTTATTAATACAATGTTTTTACGCAGTAGTTTTTTTGAAAATTGGTCGGAAACAAATTATTTTATTAATCCAACTTTAAAAACATCAAAAAATTTATTGTTTAATGATAAATGGTATTTAGATTTTTTACAAGATAGTTATTCAACCGGAGTTGTTTATGATAAACCTGGTGAAATATTTTTGAATTATTATCGACAATGACATAGTTTAAAAAATAAGTATATGGTTGAAAAATTTTATGATGTTAAAAAAGAGAATTTTTTGAATGATTTAACTGATTTTATTTATGCTTTTGCTGTAAAATATAAGATGTTTGATGTATCGAAAGAAATTGTGGAAAATGTTGACCGTTATAAAGAAAATCATTATCCAAGAGTTAAGTTAAACCAAGATAATTGAAAATTAATTGATAGTTCTTTAAATAATATACAAAAAGAATTTGAAAAATATAATGATAAATGATATTTTATTATTTGAAAAAGAGGAAATAGTTCACATTGAATATGACAATCAATGTTTTTTAAATATGATGAGTCTGCTCCTAGAATGACAGGCGCTTGACTTTCTTCTATAAAATCAATTTATCGTTGAGATAATACAAATAAACCTAAAAAAATAGAATTTAATGAAAGTACTGGTGAAATTACTGACTGAAATAGTTATCAACAAACTCGCGTAAAAGAATTTATTGGTTTGTCTTTATATTCTGTTTTGCAAGAAAATATTAGGGTTCAGCAAGGCGGAAGTGCTGATTATGAAAATCCGAATAAGGTTGGTACAAAGCGGATAATTTTTGATTTTGAGACGGTTGATGAGTTGGATGTTAAAAATATTAAAAAAGCAATTTATCGGATGATTTTGACTGTTGATGAAGCAAATTTAATTATTTCTGGTAGTTTAGAGTTAAATAATATTAATAATGATGATTTAAGTTTTAATTTTAGTTTTATGCGAACGGGAATGGGTGAGGTTTTTAATTTTAATGGTTCAATTTATTCATCATTAAATAGTAAAGATTTAAAGTATTATCAACAGTTTAGCGGTCAGTTTGATTTATCTAAGTTTTTACAGTCGTTTTTTGCAAGTGCATTGGTGCCAGTGTTTCAAAATCGTAGTTCTTTTATTGAAAATGGATATATTGATAATTTACAATATGATACTGTTTTAGTTAACTTTTTTGCGTTGAAATTACAAAATTTTAATAATATTTTGTTGAGTGAAAATATTAACGATAAATTACAATTTGATAAATTATTAAATAGTATGTTTAAGATTTCACAGAAATTTTATACTAATTATTTACGTACGATTTTTGATTTAGAAAATAATACTTATGTTCAAGGTTATAATAAAAAATATGGTTTGTTAGTAAATAATGGTTTTAAAATTTACCCACGATATTTTTATTTTTCTGATAAATATAAGCAATTAGATATTAAATTATATTCAGCATTTAAAAATCGGTTTTATACCATTAATAATTATGGTAGTGTTTTTAATTATGATTTTTCGGTTGCTAATAATTATAATATTAAGTTAAATTCCGGTTATGTTTTTGGAGGTAATTTACAAAATAAATATGGTTTGCAATATAAAAAAATTGAAGAACAAAAAATCGGTTATAATGTTTTTGAATTACAAGCACAAAAAGAAAATGATATGTACCGATATTATGATTTTAATTTTGGGATTTATAATTGACAAGAAATTAATAATGGTGGGTTGTTCCCCGATAAGCAATGATTTCAAGTGCAATATATAACTCCTAAAGGTTGATGAGATTTAGAAACTCATATTAAAAATGCGGTGATTTGAATTGTTAATACTATTCCGGGAGTTAAACAAGTTAACGAATTAGCGAGTGGTGTTGGTAAGGTTTTTGAAGCAGTATATAGTTTTTTTAGTCAAATATTTGAGGTATGAAAATTTAATCCAGCATTGTATAGTACAATAACAAATATCTTTTTATTAATTATTTTTATGAAATTTGTGCGATTAATATAA
- a CDS encoding DUF2649 domain-containing protein — MQNDWIKLKEFFIYIFLFIDKTNVESITMWNLTQNEYLTLMVGVWIVILFLTWFLLWMVFKIVGYFK; from the coding sequence ATGCAAAATGATTGAATTAAATTAAAAGAGTTTTTTATTTATATATTTTTGTTTATAGATAAAACGAATGTTGAAAGTATTACAATGTGGAATTTAACGCAAAATGAATATTTAACTTTGATGGTTGGTGTTTGAATTGTGATTTTGTTTTTAACTTGGTTTTTATTATGAATGGTTTTTAAAATAGTTGGGTATTTTAAATAA
- a CDS encoding PBSX family phage terminase large subunit yields MLNHFTYLLEIPYWLLQNSNVGNKYPFAKKFELVNEINQIGSRHSGKTLSNLEMFAELIKISMLIKEPIFIFASMKMNKDIRDSIFQNIWNTLEKHNIPFSVNLSTHSFTIPNGTKIVCRGLHSATKREKLKAFADLNKYKLVIDWREECDQYNQNDINEIDFALRGSQNKITINTCNPESLKRYIVGYCNQLLPFNEEIMRSKWEQTAYIEKWDMKIIIHYTNWRLNSFLPKEEENKILRLEQLDPERARVWSWGLPGNTSGSIFARYLDIMQATDIIQPTKLLGGVDLANSTSPKGHTTAASFWLYNSFDKKAYKVAEYTHSNATQQFKGPLEQVKDILEFYNNQLNQYFNLIQQGISINVDDSAYATLESLNREKYNYTFGQYMHFKPAQKQKFKIKHRIEAFTMLINTNQLKWLWEKCPVSKNQYELIQWEDKPEAREDKVLDLYDDTFDSDFYALHFELIPMVKHNSIWTLYLSFNAGWCLISNKKC; encoded by the coding sequence ATGCTTAATCATTTTACTTATTTGTTAGAAATTCCTTATTGGTTATTACAAAATAGTAATGTTGGTAATAAATATCCTTTTGCTAAAAAGTTTGAGTTAGTTAATGAAATTAATCAAATTGGTTCACGACATAGTGGTAAAACATTATCTAATTTAGAAATGTTTGCTGAATTAATTAAAATATCAATGTTAATAAAAGAACCTATTTTTATTTTTGCTAGTATGAAAATGAATAAAGATATTAGAGATAGTATCTTTCAAAACATATGAAATACATTAGAAAAGCATAATATTCCATTTAGTGTTAATTTAAGCACACATTCGTTTACTATTCCCAATGGGACAAAAATAGTATGTCGTGGGTTACATTCTGCTACAAAAAGAGAAAAATTAAAAGCCTTTGCTGATTTAAATAAATATAAATTAGTTATTGATTGAAGAGAAGAATGCGACCAATATAACCAAAATGATATTAATGAAATTGATTTTGCTTTAAGAGGTAGTCAAAATAAAATAACAATTAATACATGTAATCCTGAGAGTTTAAAAAGATATATTGTTGGTTATTGTAATCAATTATTACCTTTTAATGAAGAAATAATGCGTAGTAAATGAGAACAAACTGCTTATATTGAAAAATGAGATATGAAAATTATTATTCATTATACAAATTGAAGATTAAATAGTTTCTTACCAAAAGAAGAAGAAAATAAAATATTAAGATTAGAACAATTAGACCCTGAAAGAGCAAGAGTATGAAGTTGAGGATTACCAGGTAATACTAGTGGGTCAATCTTTGCAAGATATCTTGATATTATGCAAGCAACAGATATTATTCAACCAACGAAATTATTAGGTGGTGTTGACTTAGCAAACTCAACTAGCCCTAAAGGACATACAACAGCAGCAAGTTTTTGATTATATAATTCATTTGATAAAAAAGCATATAAAGTTGCTGAATATACACACTCAAATGCTACTCAACAATTTAAAGGACCATTAGAACAAGTAAAAGATATTTTAGAGTTTTACAACAATCAATTAAATCAATACTTTAATTTAATACAACAAGGTATATCAATTAATGTTGATGATAGTGCTTATGCAACATTAGAAAGTTTAAATAGAGAAAAATATAATTATACTTTTGGTCAATACATGCATTTTAAACCAGCACAAAAGCAGAAGTTTAAAATAAAACATCGTATTGAGGCATTTACAATGTTAATAAATACTAATCAATTAAAATGATTATGAGAAAAATGTCCTGTAAGTAAAAATCAATATGAATTAATTCAATGAGAAGATAAACCCGAGGCAAGAGAAGATAAAGTATTAGACTTATATGATGATACATTTGATAGTGATTTTTATGCTTTACATTTTGAATTAATTCCAATGGTTAAACATAATAGTATATGGACCTTATACTTATCCTTCAATGCCGGCTGATGTTTGATTAGCAATAAAAAATGCTAA
- a CDS encoding DUF3627 domain-containing protein — protein sequence MSNFVKKNHNVENYFISKEFIPFTTEKASFINLPNHNRHIGFWLSNKFIYPSEKHSKQVAIGLIYDNSYPIVKYDENLKRHIWKYLTGTELINLYNQYKQNYFTKMKKALFSSEPKKVKANNNNNNLTNWSVEKEQELINDLKDLN from the coding sequence TTGAGTAATTTTGTTAAGAAAAATCATAATGTAGAAAATTATTTTATTAGTAAGGAATTTATCCCTTTTACAACAGAAAAAGCAAGTTTTATTAATTTACCTAATCATAATCGCCATATTGGTTTTTGACTGAGTAATAAGTTTATTTATCCGAGTGAAAAACATTCAAAACAAGTAGCTATTGGTTTGATTTATGATAATTCTTATCCTATTGTAAAGTATGATGAAAATTTAAAACGTCATATTTGAAAGTATTTAACTGGAACAGAATTAATCAATTTATATAATCAATATAAACAAAATTATTTTACTAAAATGAAAAAAGCTTTATTTTCAAGTGAACCTAAAAAAGTAAAAGCAAATAATAACAATAATAATTTAACAAATTGAAGTGTTGAAAAAGAACAAGAATTAATTAATGATTTGAAAGACTTAAATTAA
- a CDS encoding DUF3627 domain-containing protein: protein MIKLSNFVKKNHNVENYFISKEFIPFTTEKASFINLPNHNRHIGFWLSNKFIYPSEKHLEQIAIGLIYDNSYPIVKYDENLKRNIWKYLTGTELINLYNQYKQNYFTKMKKALFSSEPKKVKANNNNNNLTNWSVEKEQELINDLKDLN from the coding sequence ATGATAAAATTGAGTAATTTTGTTAAGAAAAATCATAATGTAGAAAATTATTTTATTAGTAAGGAATTTATCCCTTTTACAACAGAAAAAGCAAGTTTTATTAATTTACCTAATCATAATCGTCATATTGGTTTTTGATTGAGTAATAAGTTTATTTATCCGAGTGAAAAACATTTGGAACAAATAGCAATCGGTTTGATTTATGATAATTCTTACCCTATTGTAAAATATGATGAAAATTTAAAGCGAAATATTTGAAAATATTTAACTGGAACAGAATTAATCAATTTATATAATCAATATAAACAAAATTATTTTACTAAAATGAAAAAAGCGTTATTTTCAAGTGAACCTAAAAAAGTAAAAGCAAATAATAACAATAATAATTTAACAAATTGAAGTGTTGAAAAAGAACAAGAATTAATTAATGATTTGAAAGACTTAAATTAA
- a CDS encoding DUF2649 domain-containing protein produces the protein MQNDWIKLKEFFIHIFLFIDKTNVESITMWNLTQNEYLTLMVGVWVVILFLTWFFLWMVFKIVGYFK, from the coding sequence ATGCAAAATGATTGAATTAAATTAAAAGAGTTTTTTATTCATATATTTTTGTTTATCGATAAAACGAATGTTGAAAGTATTACAATGTGGAATTTAACGCAAAATGAATATTTAACCTTGATGGTTGGTGTTTGAGTTGTGATTTTGTTTTTAACTTGGTTTTTCTTGTGAATGGTTTTTAAGATAGTTGGGTATTTTAAATAA
- a CDS encoding IS30 family transposase, which yields MKDYTHLKYDERNLFKDLFLSDSCKKKNGTLNLSEIARQTNRSVNTVKREIKRFKNIEDYTAIEAQKDYYKKRKKCIKKLPTFTKEQLNFIHLRFNVYHDSPAEIIQRFLIKFGIKFPACVKTFYKWIFLGLLGLLKKNLLNGGRKNRTKKRPDNRGKLDERFKSIWDIENKESNVGWLEADTVIGKDHKSAVLVLVEQSSKKYFAMKLENHTANEVLEKLEELVRINGLVGKIKGIITDRGKEFSKFEEMEKITGSNVYYCDPGSPKQKPLIERINREFRKRFPKDTDFNNVNQKRIDWVVNVINDKLRPCLNWISAKEMFLQNIK from the coding sequence ATGAAAGATTATACACATCTAAAATATGATGAACGAAATTTATTTAAGGATTTATTTTTATCTGATAGTTGTAAAAAGAAAAATGGTACACTTAATTTATCTGAAATTGCAAGACAAACAAATCGCAGTGTGAATACTGTTAAAAGAGAAATTAAAAGATTTAAAAATATAGAAGATTATACAGCAATAGAAGCACAAAAAGATTATTATAAAAAGCGTAAAAAATGTATTAAAAAACTACCTACATTTACAAAAGAACAATTAAATTTTATTCATCTGAGATTTAATGTTTATCATGATTCACCAGCAGAAATTATTCAACGATTTTTAATAAAGTTTGGTATCAAATTTCCCGCTTGTGTTAAAACATTTTATAAATGAATTTTTTTAGGTCTTTTGGGTTTGTTAAAGAAAAATTTATTAAATGGTGGTAGAAAAAATAGAACAAAGAAAAGACCTGATAATCGTGGCAAATTAGATGAAAGATTTAAATCAATATGAGATATTGAAAATAAAGAATCTAATGTTGGATGACTTGAAGCGGATACAGTTATTGGAAAAGACCATAAATCTGCTGTTTTAGTTTTAGTAGAACAATCAAGTAAAAAATACTTTGCTATGAAATTAGAAAATCATACTGCTAATGAAGTTTTAGAAAAACTTGAAGAATTAGTTAGAATTAATGGTTTAGTTGGAAAAATTAAAGGAATAATAACAGATCGCGGAAAAGAATTTAGTAAATTTGAAGAGATGGAAAAGATTACTGGTTCTAATGTTTATTATTGTGACCCTGGTTCACCAAAACAAAAACCCTTAATTGAAAGAATTAACCGTGAATTTAGAAAACGCTTTCCTAAGGACACTGATTTTAATAATGTTAATCAGAAAAGAATAGATTGAGTAGTTAATGTTATAAATGATAAACTCCGACCATGTTTAAATTGAATAAGTGCAAAAGAAATGTTTTTACAAAATATTAAGTAA
- a CDS encoding DUF2649 family protein, protein MQNDLIKLKEFFIHIFLFIDKTNVESITMWNLTQNEYLTLMVGVWVVILFLTWFFLWMVFKIVSYFK, encoded by the coding sequence ATGCAAAATGATTTAATTAAATTAAAAGAGTTTTTTATTCATATATTTTTGTTTATCGATAAAACGAATGTTGAAAGTATTACAATGTGGAATTTAACGCAAAATGAATATTTAACTTTGATGGTTGGTGTTTGAGTTGTGATTTTGTTTTTAACTTGGTTTTTCTTGTGAATGGTTTTTAAAATAGTTAGTTATTTTAAATAA
- a CDS encoding DDE-type integrase/transposase/recombinase, translating to MLKDLIKKYFKNKFSTFYYYWANKILIAFCDLYFEYCNKHAGGFLSLFYNLKKGIHGEKLKNKAPKNLKTFFRWLKKDERWLKIKNKIKEIKKQHPRYEVKEIGLLQMDAKYFVPSKFPVDKKYYVYDFIDEKTRLALGYVYDKLNIDNAIAAVKKAISDFKNIFGVKITRIRTDNGSEFINNYRNNQKNTVKETNFTQFLTDKNIFHQTKPVRSPQSNGKIERFHQNYTKLFVFEEKILNAVSLQNKLNDYYYFYNFERVHKSLNFQTPFNFLNSLSLIK from the coding sequence TTGTTGAAAGATTTAATTAAAAAATATTTTAAAAATAAATTTTCAACTTTTTATTATTATTGAGCGAATAAAATTTTAATTGCATTTTGTGATTTATATTTTGAATATTGTAATAAACATGCTGGTGGTTTTTTATCTTTGTTTTATAATTTAAAAAAAGGAATTCATGGAGAAAAATTAAAAAATAAAGCACCAAAAAATTTAAAAACATTTTTTCGTTGACTTAAAAAAGATGAAAGATGATTAAAAATAAAAAATAAAATTAAAGAAATTAAAAAACAACATCCAAGATATGAAGTTAAAGAAATAGGTTTATTACAGATGGACGCTAAATATTTTGTACCAAGTAAATTTCCAGTTGATAAAAAGTATTATGTTTATGATTTTATTGATGAAAAAACAAGATTAGCATTAGGATATGTTTATGATAAATTAAATATTGATAATGCTATTGCTGCTGTTAAAAAAGCAATTAGTGATTTTAAAAATATATTTGGTGTTAAAATAACACGAATTAGAACTGATAACGGTTCTGAATTTATTAATAATTATCGGAATAATCAAAAAAATACTGTTAAAGAAACTAATTTTACTCAATTTTTAACAGATAAAAATATTTTTCATCAGACAAAACCGGTTCGTTCTCCACAGTCAAACGGTAAGATTGAAAGATTTCATCAAAATTATACTAAATTATTTGTATTTGAAGAAAAAATATTAAATGCAGTTAGTTTACAGAATAAATTAAATGATTATTATTATTTTTATAATTTTGAAAGAGTACATAAGTCTTTAAATTTTCAGACACCATTTAATTTTTTGAATAGTTTAAGTTTAATTAAATAA
- a CDS encoding DUF3627 domain-containing protein — protein sequence MIKLSNFVKKNQNVENYFISKEFIPFTTEKASFINLPNHNRHIGFWLSNKFIYPSEKHLEQVAIGLIYDNSYPIVKYDENLKRNIWKYLTGTELINLYNQYKQNYFTKMKKALFSSEPKKVKTNNNNNNLTNWSVEKEQELINDLKDLN from the coding sequence ATGATAAAATTGAGTAATTTTGTTAAGAAAAATCAGAATGTAGAAAATTATTTTATTAGTAAGGAATTTATCCCTTTTACAACAGAAAAAGCAAGTTTTATTAATTTACCTAATCATAATCGTCATATTGGTTTTTGATTGAGTAATAAGTTTATTTATCCGAGTGAAAAACATTTGGAACAAGTAGCAATCGGTTTGATTTATGATAATTCTTACCCTATTGTAAAATATGATGAAAATTTAAAGCGAAATATTTGAAAATATTTAACTGGAACAGAATTAATCAATTTATATAATCAATATAAACAAAATTATTTTACTAAAATGAAAAAAGCTTTATTTTCAAGTGAACCTAAAAAAGTAAAAACAAATAATAACAATAATAATTTAACAAATTGAAGTGTTGAAAAAGAACAAGAATTAATTAATGATTTGAAAGACTTAAATTAA
- the tkt gene encoding transketolase, producing the protein MKKSIDTIKMLGIEAINKANSGHPGIVLGAAPMAYTLFTRHLVVNPQVDKWINRDRFVLAAGHGSALLYSLLHLSGFDLNIDDLRNFRQVDSITPGHPESHLTPGVDVATGPLGQGLAAAVGLALAETHLAARYNTKKYPLYDHYTYVLCGDGDLQEGVTQEAISLAGHWKLNKLIVLFDSNDVQLDNMVNVAQSENIADRFKAANWNYLFVKDGNDIEAIDQAIIKAKKSNKPTLIEVKTIIGDGTTKQGTPAVHGAPLGSDIETVRKMLEWNYKPFEVPSEVYKDFEVNVKQRGIKKYQQWLKMYQGLCKENPALAKELDDAVYGNFNFNPQDFRDLKPIKPQATRISSGAILDRLSNIIPGLIGGSADLSGSTKAKGADGVYSAENRLGRNLAYGVREFAMAAINNGICLHRGLIPFASGFFVFADYMKPAIRLSSLMEIPAIYILSHDSIAVGEDGPTHQPIEQLAMLRSQPNLNVFRPADFNETLGAYHMALQSKHTPSVILITRQDLPKLEHSNVELVKKGAYQVYGQEDNNHVVLLATGSEVSMAIAVAKKLEHDKKIKVKVVSMPCWELFEQQDAKYKQRLLEPLALIASIELGTTFGWERYTSNSGLNFGINTFGQSGPFQDVLEYFSFNVEKIVNVINKKMQVL; encoded by the coding sequence ATGAAAAAATCAATTGATACAATCAAAATGTTGGGAATTGAAGCAATTAATAAAGCAAATTCAGGCCATCCGGGAATTGTTCTTGGTGCTGCGCCAATGGCATATACTTTATTTACAAGACACTTAGTTGTTAACCCCCAAGTGGACAAATGAATAAATCGTGATCGATTTGTTTTAGCAGCAGGACATGGTAGTGCTTTATTATATTCGTTATTGCATTTATCAGGATTTGATCTGAATATTGATGATTTACGAAATTTTCGTCAAGTTGATTCAATTACGCCTGGTCACCCCGAATCACATTTAACTCCAGGAGTTGATGTTGCGACAGGCCCTCTTGGACAAGGACTTGCAGCAGCAGTTGGTTTAGCGTTGGCAGAAACTCATTTAGCAGCAAGATACAATACCAAAAAATATCCGCTTTATGATCATTATACTTATGTTTTATGTGGTGATGGTGATTTACAAGAAGGAGTTACACAAGAAGCAATTTCTTTAGCAGGACATTGAAAACTAAATAAATTAATTGTATTGTTTGATTCAAATGATGTGCAATTGGATAATATGGTTAATGTTGCACAAAGTGAAAACATTGCTGATCGCTTTAAAGCAGCAAATTGAAATTATCTTTTTGTCAAAGATGGGAATGATATTGAGGCAATTGATCAAGCTATTATAAAAGCAAAAAAAAGTAATAAACCAACCTTAATTGAAGTAAAAACAATAATTGGTGATGGGACAACTAAACAAGGAACACCAGCAGTACATGGTGCTCCGTTGGGAAGTGATATTGAGACAGTTCGTAAAATGTTAGAATGAAATTATAAACCATTTGAAGTTCCTAGTGAAGTTTATAAGGATTTTGAAGTCAATGTTAAACAACGGGGAATTAAAAAATATCAACAATGGTTAAAAATGTATCAAGGTCTTTGCAAAGAAAATCCTGCTTTAGCAAAAGAACTTGATGATGCAGTTTATGGGAATTTTAATTTTAATCCACAAGATTTTCGTGATTTAAAACCAATTAAACCACAAGCAACACGGATTAGTAGTGGTGCAATACTTGATCGTCTTTCTAATATTATTCCAGGTTTAATTGGTGGTAGTGCTGATTTAAGTGGTAGTACAAAAGCAAAAGGAGCTGATGGTGTTTATAGTGCTGAAAATCGGTTAGGTCGTAATTTAGCATATGGGGTACGAGAATTTGCAATGGCTGCCATTAATAATGGAATTTGTTTACACCGAGGATTAATTCCTTTTGCAAGTGGTTTCTTTGTTTTTGCTGATTATATGAAGCCAGCTATTCGGTTGAGTTCATTAATGGAAATTCCAGCTATTTATATTTTATCGCATGATTCAATTGCTGTTGGTGAAGATGGTCCAACACATCAGCCAATTGAACAATTAGCCATGTTACGTAGTCAACCAAACTTAAATGTTTTTCGCCCAGCTGATTTTAATGAAACATTAGGAGCTTATCATATGGCTTTACAATCAAAACATACTCCAAGTGTTATTTTAATTACACGTCAAGATTTACCAAAATTAGAACATTCAAATGTTGAGCTGGTTAAAAAAGGAGCTTATCAAGTTTATGGACAAGAAGATAATAATCATGTTGTGTTGTTAGCAACAGGTAGTGAAGTAAGTATGGCAATTGCTGTTGCAAAAAAATTAGAGCATGATAAAAAAATTAAAGTAAAAGTAGTATCAATGCCTTGTTGAGAATTATTTGAGCAACAAGATGCTAAATATAAACAAAGATTGTTAGAACCGTTGGCTTTAATTGCTTCAATTGAATTAGGGACAACCTTTGGCTGAGAACGTTATACTTCAAATAGTGGGTTAAACTTTGGAATTAATACCTTCGGTCAATCAGGGCCATTTCAAGATGTTTTAGAATATTTTAGTTTTAATGTTGAAAAAATTGTTAATGTTATTAATAAAAAAATGCAAGTGTTGTAA
- a CDS encoding lipoprotein: protein MKKWLSIIGAIGLTATSTTTLISCEKSKKPNNNEENKPTPEPQYNPQQAQKDSNWKLIDSSLNNIQKEFEKYNDKWYFIIWKRGNSSHWIWQSMFFKYDESAPRMTGAWLSSIKSIYRWDNTNKPKKIEFNESTGEITNWKEQKGTE, encoded by the coding sequence ATGAAAAAATGACTTAGCATAATAGGAGCAATTGGATTAACCGCAACAAGCACAACAACACTAATCAGTTGTGAAAAATCTAAAAAACCAAATAATAATGAAGAAAATAAACCGACACCAGAACCACAATATAATCCACAACAAGCACAAAAAGATAGTAATTGAAAATTAATTGATAGTTCTTTAAATAATATACAAAAAGAATTTGAAAAATATAATGATAAATGATATTTTATTATTTGAAAAAGAGGAAATAGTTCACATTGAATATGACAATCAATGTTTTTTAAATATGATGAGTCTGCTCCTAGAATGACAGGCGCTTGACTTTCTTCTATAAAATCAATTTATCGTTGAGATAATACAAATAAACCTAAAAAAATAGAATTTAATGAAAGTACTGGTGAAATTACTAATTGAAAAGAACAAAAAGGAACTGAATAA